A DNA window from Sulfitobacter sp. BSw21498 contains the following coding sequences:
- a CDS encoding SH3 domain-containing protein, which yields MIPKLRSVLLGAFAAVHLFSAPVYSEEVGQVTNLPVPRFVSMKASEGNVRRGPSLTHRIDWVFKHRDLPLRITAEHGHWRRVEDRDGMGGWVHYSLLSGTRTVLVEQDRLQLRARPDPKAPIEAELELGVIARLGACDLEWCYLRVDGFKGWAPKARLWGVGAQELRD from the coding sequence ATGATACCGAAGTTACGTTCCGTCCTTTTAGGCGCTTTTGCAGCTGTTCACCTGTTCAGCGCCCCCGTTTATTCGGAAGAGGTCGGACAGGTGACGAACCTGCCGGTGCCCCGCTTTGTGTCTATGAAAGCCAGCGAGGGGAATGTGCGGCGCGGTCCTTCGCTGACGCACCGGATCGATTGGGTGTTCAAACATCGCGACCTGCCCCTGCGCATCACGGCAGAGCACGGCCACTGGCGCCGCGTCGAAGACCGCGACGGCATGGGCGGCTGGGTCCATTATTCCCTATTATCCGGCACGCGCACCGTTTTGGTCGAACAGGACCGCCTGCAATTGCGGGCGCGTCCCGACCCAAAGGCCCCTATCGAGGCAGAACTTGAACTGGGCGTGATCGCGCGGCTCGGGGCATGCGACCTTGAATGGTGCTACTTGCGGGTCGACGGCTTTAAGGGCTGGGCCCCCAAGGCGCGGCTGTGGGGCGTGGGCGCGCAAGAACTGCGCGACTAG